A genomic window from Montipora capricornis isolate CH-2021 chromosome 8, ASM3666992v2, whole genome shotgun sequence includes:
- the LOC138060473 gene encoding uncharacterized protein isoform X2 — protein MINARIELSAERWTDLVEQTTMLLMILGRWLLPTAQGMTKDSLSQLLLINLAMCADIIEFFDLLKLNFVNQSEKLMVTILILWTWSLMQFPFNTMSKFDNDEGEKSAYTKKPRIGGRTIVPYEERTFNGVKPISEHRISMASLNNEQAIASKMGSRDILLASQNYSHELPRNYLTDFRRHSFQQHLGEANEVSEKSCLPEVSPFNITEGQRITVSRQTRGSGRFSFDVGQMRPKHTIGRMTTSMTSPNLRAGVIENMQPDQKKSSLLAKPERKINMEATEEKSPAKSRIDSELIAILMSLFLQDGPFLTFRLFIIARYQAYEYMVIFLTAKNALVLVLQVYRLCVLHCTCYDHWENDFSPDNVIDANARLNNVQVAVTHGKHEEAENRPVYAQVLRSSTGNWESSQRNPFFYSPESNQQA, from the exons ATG ATCAATGCCCGAATCGAGCTCTCCGCTGAGAGATGGACCGACCTCGTAGAGCAGACTACTATGTTGTTGATGATACTTGGTCGTTGGCTGCTTCCCACCGCGCAAGGAATGACCAAAGACTCTCTCTCCCAACTACTTCTAATAAACCTGGCCATGTGCGCTGATATCATCGAATTCTTTGACCTACTGAAACTAAACTTTGTTAACCAATCCGAAAAGCTAATGGTTACCATTTTGATTTTGTGGACATGGAGTTTAATGCAGTTTCCGTTCAACACGATGTCAAAATTTGATAACGATGAGGGTGAGAAGTCAGCTTATACAAAAAAACCTAGAATAGGAGGGAGAACGATCGTTCCATACGAAGAGAGAACTTTTAATGGTGTCAAACCGATTTCAGAACACAGGATTTCAATGGCATCACTGAACAATGAACAAGCTATCGCTTCGAAAATGGGATCCCGCGATATCTTACTGGCGTCGCAGAATTATTCACATGAATTGCCACGTAACTATTTAACGGACTTTCGACGTCATTCCTTTCAACAACATCTTGGAGAAGCAAACGAAGTCTCAGAAAAAAGTTGTTTGCCTGAAGTTAGCCCGTTCAATATCACCGAAGGTCAAAGGATAACTGTAAGTAGGCAAACGAGAGGATCTGGCCGTTTTTCATTCGATGTCGGTCAAATGCGACCAAAGCACACGATAGGACGTATGACGACATCAATGACGTCACCAAATCTTAGGGCTGGTGTTATTGAGAATATGCAACCAGATCAGAAAAAGTCTAGTTTACTTGCCAAGCCAGAGAGGAAAATTAATATGGAGGCAACCGAGGAAAAAAGCCCAGCCAAGTCTCGAATTGACTCGGAGCTCATAGCGATTTTGATGTCGCTTTTCCTGCAGGATGGACCTTTTCTGACCTTTCGCTTGTTTATAATAGCTCGTTATCAGGCGTATGAATACATGGTCATTTTTCTGACCGCTAAAAACGCTTTAGTGCTCGTGCTACAAGTCTATCGTCTCTGCGTTCTTCACTGCACCTGCTACGACCATTGGGAGAACGATTTTTCACCGGATAACGTAATCGACGCCAATGCTCGTCTCAACAACGTTCAGGTAGCGGTAACACACGGCAAACACGAAGAAGCAGAGAACAGGCCCGTTTACGCCCAAGTCTTAAGGTCATCAACAGGAAATTGGGAAAGTAGCCAAAGAAATCCGTTCTTTTATTCCCCCGAATCGAATCAACAAGCATAA